The DNA sequence GTCCTGGCGGACGTCCTGGGTCCGGCGCCGGAGGTGGCGCGGGTCCTGCTGGAGCGGTACGACCGGGCGCGGACGCCGGTGCTCGCGGCGGTCGGGGCCTGACCGGCCGTCGGTCAGTCGCCGGTGAGTTCGGCGAGTTTCACCACCGTGTTCCAGTTGCGGGTGGTGGCGATCAGGCCCTTCGTGACGCGGGGCGCGGCCAGGAGCGCGGCGAGTTTCGAGCGGCCGAGGCCGCTCGGGGCGTACAGGTAGAGGGCGCGGTCGCCGAGGCGGAACTCCTCGGGGAGGCAGGCCTCCCGGTCGATCCCGGCGAAGCGCTCGGGGGTGACGGGCGCGGAGAAGTAGGTGACGTGGAGCTGCTTGGCCTCCAGGGTGGCGGCCGGGAACGGGCAGGCGTCGACGACGGCCTTCAGATAGGCGTGGTCGCGCACGATCACGTCCACGCCGAAGCCGAAGTTCCGTTCGATCGCCGCCGCCAACTCGGCGGCCAGTGACGCCTCGTCGCCGTGGCCCGCGGTGAATACCGCCTGGCCGCTCTGGAGATGGGTGCGCACCTGCTCGTGGCCCAGTCCCTCCAGGACGGCGCGCAGTTCGGCCATCGGGACTTTCCTGCTGCCGCCCACGTTGATCCCGCGCAGCAGGGCCGCGTATCTCGTCGCCATGGCGACAGCCTAGGTGGCCGTCGTGCCCCGTGGGGGTGGGCACGACGGCCGGGCCGCCTGTGGCGGACGGGCGAAACTCTGGCGGAACGGTGGGGCGTGGATCAACCGGTACACGCGTCTGTGACTTATTCAACAAGGCTGCGGAATGCGCGGGACCGGCTCCCCGGGGCCCCTGAGCACGCCGGTGGATGTAGGGGGCCACCGTCCTCCCCAGTGGGGAGGGGACGGGCGCCGATCGGATGACTCCGGGGTCCGGAGCTTCACCGGGCAGCACGACGATACGGGCTTATCCGGCCCATACCGTCGAAAGCGAAAGGTGGCGGCAGGAGGTCGCTGCCGCACACGCAGGAAGCGAGCCCGTCATGGGGAACGCAGACGCGCGGGTACGGGGCCTCGCCGCCCGGGCAGGCGGCTGGAGCGCCCGGCACCGCTGGGCGGCCGTCGGCATCTGGGTGCTGTTCGTGGTGCTGGCGATGGGACTCGGTTCGGCCGCGGGCCGGGTCGACGTCGGCGACCGCGATCAGCTCAAGGGAGAGACCAGTACCGCCGCCCGCATCATCGAGGAAGCCGGCATCGAGGAGCCGGCCGGCGAGACCGTGCTCGTCCAGGCGAGGGACGGGGGTCTCACGGCCACCGACCGGGAGTTCCGGTCGGCGGTCGCCGCGGTCGTCACGGCCGTGGAGCGGACCGGCGAGGTCACGGACGTCACCTCGCCGTACGAGAGCGGCACCGTGTCGAAGGACGGGCGCAGCGCGCTGGTCCAGTTCGACGTGCGCGGCGACTCGGACACCGCGGGTGACCGGGTCGAGCCGGTGCTGAAGGCCGTGGAGGAGGTCCAGGAGGAACACGAGTCGCTGCGGATCGAGGAGATCGGCGGCGCCAGCATGATGAAGACGTTCGACGACGCGTTCGGCGACGACTTCAAGAAGGCCGAGTACTCGGCGGTGCCGGTGGCCCTCGGCATCCTGCTGATCGCGTTCGGCGCGCTGGTGGCGGCGCTGCTGCCGGTGGCGCTGGCGATCACCGCGATCATGGCGACGATGGGCCTGATGGGCCTGGTCAGCCATCTGCAGCCGATGAGCGAGACCGCGAACTCGGTGATGCTGCTGGTCGGCCTGGCCGTCGGGGTCGACTACTGCCTGTTCTACCTGCGCCGCGAGCGCGAGGAGCGGGCGGCCGGGCGGGACGCGCAGACCGCGCTGCGGGTCGCCGCGGCGACCAGTGGCCGCGCGATCGTCGTCTCCGGTGTCACGGTGTGCGTGGCGATGGCGGGCATGCTGTTCACCGGGCTCGCCGAGTTCGAGGCGATGGGCCTGGCCTCGCTGATGGTCGTGGCGGTCGCCATGGTCGGTTCCGTCACCGTCCTGCCCGCGCTCCTGTCGCTGCTGGGCGAGCGGGTCGAGAAGGGGCGGCTGCCGTTCCTGCGCCGGCGGCGCACCCGTGGCGGCAGCGACAGCCGGTTCTGGTCGGCCGTACTGAAGGGTGTGCTCGCCAAGCCGGTGCTGTCCGTGGTGGTGGCGACGGGTGCGCTGCTGGCCGTCGCGGCTCCCGCGGTCGGGATGAAGACGCAGAACCTCACCCTGGACCAGGAGTTCGGCGACTCGCTGCCGATCGTGCAGACGTACAACCGGGTCAACGAGGCGTTCCCGGGCGGCTCCGAGCCGGCCGAGGTCGTCGTCAAGGCGGACGACATCAACGCGCCCGAGGTGAAGGCGGCGCTCGCCGACTTCCGTGAGCGGGCGATCAGTTCGGGTGCCTCGCGCGGACCGGTCGAGATCAGGCTGCACGACCAGCAGAACGTGGCCTTCGTCTACGTGCCGCTGGTGGGCGGCTCCGACCAGGACGCGGCGGCCGCCAGCCTGGAGAAGCTGCGCGACGAGGTGCGGCCCGCCACGCTCGGCGAGGTGGACGGCGTCGAGGCGCCGGTCACCGGGCAGGTCGCCGGTTCGAAGGACTTCAACGACCAGGTGGTCGGTTCCGTCGTCCCGGTCTTCGCCTTCGTGGTGGTCTTCGCCTTCCTGGTGATGCTGCTGTCGTTCCGCTCGCTGACGGTCGCGGTCACCTCGATCGTGCTGAACCTGCTGTCGGTGGGTGCCGCGTACGGCATCCTCGTGGCGGTCTTCCAGCACGGCTGGGGCGCGTCCCTGGTGGGCGCGGAGGGCGTCGGCGCGATCATCACCTGGCTGCCGCTGTTCCTGTTCGTGATCCTGTTCGGGCTGTCGACGGACTACCACGTGTTCGTGGTCTCCCGGATCCGCGAGGCCCGGCTGCGGGGCCGGACGACGCGGGACGCGGTCCGGCACGGGGTGGTCACCACGGCCGGTGTGGTCACCAGCGCCGCCGTCATCATGGTCGCCGTGTTCGCGATCTTCGGGACGCTGTCCATGCAGTCCATGAAGCAGATGGGCGTCGGCCTCGCGGCGGCGGTGCTCATCGACGCGACGGTCATCCGCGGTGTGCTGCTGCCGGCGGTGATGACGCTGCTCGGCGAGCGCAACTGGTACCTGCCGAAGTGGCTGCACCGGATGCCCGACCTGACGCACGACGAGTCCCCGGAGGCGGTGGCGCCGTCGAAGGCCCGGGAGGACGAGGGCGAGCGGGTGCCGGTGTGATCCGGCGGGCGTGACGAGGGCCAGGCGGTTCTCCGCCTGGCCCTTCTTCGTGGGTGGGGGTGGGTCGCGCCGCCCGGTGCTTCCGGGATGCCGCCGCGCCCGCGGTCACGTCAGCGTGCCGGCAGCTCCGCCTCGATCAGGTCGGCCGCCCTGCGCGTGCCGCCCTCCCGGGCCATCCCGGCCTGGATGTCCTTCAGCCGCCGGGCGACCTCCGGGTCGTCGACGAGGGCGAGGGCCGCCGCCCGCAGCACCTCGGCGTCCGCCTCGTCCGCCGGGACGTGCCGGGCCACCCCGAGCCCCTGGAGCATGTCGGCGTTGCCGAACTGGTCCACGGCCTGCGGTACGGCGATCATCGGCGTGGCCGTGGCCAGCCCCTCCTGGCTGCCGCCGGCCCCGGCGTGGGTGACGAACAGGTCGGCCTGCCGGAGGATCGCGAGCTGCGGCACCCAGGACCGCACCTCGACGTTCTCCGGCACTTCGCCCAGGTCGGCGGGGCCGACGTGCCGGCCGACCTGGAGCACCAGGTGCCAGCCGGGCAGGTCGCCGAAGGCCTTGACGCACTCCCGGTAGAAGGCGGGCTGCTTGGTGAACGCCGAGCCGAGCGACACCAGCACGACCTTCTCCGCGCCGGCGGGACGCTGCCAGTCGCCCTCGGCGGCACGGTCGCCCTGGCAGGCCCCGACGAAGGAGTACGTCCGCTCGTCGACGCGGTCGGCGTGCGGTTGCAGCGCCTTGGGGATCAGGACGATCGAGCGGTCGGGACGGCCCGCGAAGTCGTCCGGGTGCAGGGTGATGCCGTTCTCCTCCAGCCAGGCGTGGAAGCGGGCGTAGTAGGCCTTCCCCCGTTCGGTCTTCTTCGGCTCGGCCCACAGGGGCTCGGCGACCTCCCGCTCGTAGCCGTCCCAGGCGACCAGGTTCGGGGAGAGGGAGATCGCGGGCACGCCCCAGCGGTGGGCGAGCACGCGGGCCGGGTAGGAGGTGATGTCGTGCAGGACGAGGTCCGGTTCGTCCCCGTCGTAGGCCTCGATCAGCTGCGGGAGTGCCTGGATCGCGTCGGCCAGGAACGGCTCGACGTTGTCCAGCAAGGTGCTGCCCCAGGCCTCGGGATCGGCCTCGGGGCCCGGCAGCGTACTGGTCCACGGCCTGGGTTCGGCCCCGGTTTCGGCGACCTTCTCGGCGAAGACCGGCGGGATGGCGTACGTCACCCGGTGCCCCCGCGCCACGAGCTCGCGGATCACCTCCAGGCTGGGGTTCACGTGGCCGTGGGCGGCGATGGAGAACATGGCGATGTGAGCGGGACTGGTCATGCCCCGACCGTAAGCGAGACGATACGTCTCGTGCAACTTGTTTCCGATCACCGGCCCAGCACCTCGTGCAGCAGCAGCCACTGCTCCGGTGTCGCCGCGCCGACCAGGACCCCCGGGTCCAGCCGCGCGGCCCGGAACGCGGCGTCCACCCGCCGCCGCGGAAACGCCCGGCGCAGGGAGGCGTGCAGTGAGCCGCCGACCCCGGAGAAGCCCAGCTCGACGAGCCGGCACCAGCCGTCGTACGCGGCGCCGTCGAGCAGCGGGGCGGGGCGGCGCTCGATCCGCACGACACCGGCGTCGACCCGCGGCACGGGACGGAAGGAGCGCCGGCCGACCCGTGCGAGCAGCCGCCACTGGTAGCGGGGCCAGGTCAGCACCGTGAGCCGGGTCCAGCCGCCGTAGTCGCCGGTGCGTTTGCGGGCGTACTCGAGCTGGGTGAGGAGGGTGGCGTCGGTGAGTCGGGGTGCCCGCAGGCACCAGTCGACGACGGCCGCGGTCCGGGAGAACGGCACGTTCCCTGCGAGGGAGAACGGCGTGCGGGGCGGGCGCGCGGCGAGGAAGTCGGCGCCGACGACGCGGACGTGGGGGGTGCCGGAGAAGCGGCCGCGCAGCTCGCGCACGAGCCGCGGGTCGATCTCGTAGGCGTGCAGCCGCCGGCAGAGCGGCGCCAGGGTGTCGGTCAACGCGCCCTTGCCCGCGCCGACTTCGAGCAACAGCGGGACGGGTCCGCCGTGCGGGACGGCGAGGCGGGCGAAACGTTCGGCGGTCGCGCGGTCGGCGAGGAAGTTCTGCGAGAGCGCGCGCGAGGTGGCGGAGGGGCGGGCCATGGCCTGCGGTCCTTGTCTTCCGTGAAGGGGAAAAAGGGCAGACGAGTGCCCTGACCGGAAGACGGAGGAAGGAAGGGGGAGGCGTGCGAACGGCGGTCGCGCCGGATCAGCGGGCGGTGCTCCCCGGGCCGGTCAGGGCTCCGGGGCCACGACGCATCCGGATGGAGTGCGTGCAGCCCCGGCCGGGACCGGAGTTGATGATCGCATTGAACGCTGCCACGCACCGCACGCTAGAGGGCGTGCGTGAGCGGGTGCAACGGGTTTTCCGGCGCGGTCAGCGCTGGTAGCGGGCCAGGACCAGGTTGCCGTCCTCCTCCAGCCGCTCCCGCAGCTCGTCGAGTCCGATCGCGCCGCTGTAGTACTCCTGCAGCGCCGGGGTCGCCACCTTGTCCTTCCACTCGGGGTAGCCCCGCACGGTCTGGGCGGGGGCGGGGCGCAGGTGGTCCGCGAGGGCCGTGCCGACGGCCCAGCCGTGGTCGGCGGTGTGCAGGGCGGGGTGGGCGAGGGCCTGCCGGCCGGTGGGCAGCATCCAGTCCCCGAGGGCGAGCCGGACCGTGTTCTCCGGCCGGAGGAGGAAGTCCAGGAAGGCCACGGCCTCCTCCTTGTGCGGGCAGTCCTCGGCGACGGACAGCGTCTGCGGGCTGACGCCCTGGGTGAGTCCGCCGGCCCCGGCCGGGGCGGGCAGCACCTGCCAGTCGAAGCCCTCCGGCGCCTGCTGGACGATCTGCTGGCGGTAGGAGAAGCCGAGCGGCACCATCGCGTACTTCCCGGCGAAGAAGCCGGGCAGGGTGTCGGAGCCGCCGCTGCCGAGCGTGGTGGGCGAGGCGCTGCGGTCGGTGTTCACCTGCGCGTGGACGGTGCGCGGGACGACCTCGTCGCCCTCCTCGAAGCGCACCGTCACCTTGCCGTCGGCGCCCCGGTGGAAGAGCCGGCCGCCGGCCGAGAGGGACAGGTTGAGCGTGGCGGACACGGGCTCCTTGAGCGGCCATGCGACGCCGTACGTCCCCTCGCCGCTCAGCCGCTCGGTGACCCGGCGGAACTCGCCCCAGCTCCAGGGGTCCTCGGGGGTGGGGACGCGGACGCCGGACTCCCTCAGCCGGGTGGCGTTGGCGATGAGCACGCGCGGTTCCTGGAGGAAGGGCACGCCGTGGATGCCGTCCTTGAAGGTGACGGTCTCCCAGCCGCTGGGCGGGATGTCGGCCTTCAGCCGCTCGGGCAGCAGGTCGGTGAGATCGGCGAGGTGGCCGCCGTAGGCGAAGTCGGCGAGGTCGTCGGAGGCGTCGTGGATGATGTCGGGGGCCTCGCCGCCCTCGAAGGACGTGAGGAGCTGGTCGTGGACGCTGTCCCAGCTGCCCTGGACGTACTCCACCCGGACGTCCGGGTGGGCGGCGTTCCACTCGTCGACCAGTTCCCTGGTGGCCTCGACGGACTCCTGCTGCCAGGCGAGGGACTGGAAGCGCAGGGTGATCCGCCCGTCGTCCCGGGTGCCGCCGGAGGAGCAGCCCGCCAGGAGCAGGGTGACGGCGAGCAGCGTCACGAGGATCCTGGTCCGCATCAGCTCTTCACCGCCCCGGCGAGCATGCCGCTCGTGATCCGCCGCTGGATGACCGCGAAGACGACCAGGGAGGGCAGCGTCGCGAGGAACGCGGCGGCCGCCAGCGGGCCGAGGTCGGCGACTCCCTCGGCCCCGATGAAGTGGGTGAGGACGACCGGCAGGGTCTGTTTCTCCGGTGTCTTGAGCAGGACGAGGGCGAAGAAGAACTCGTTCCACGCGGTGACGAAGGCGAACAGCGCGGTCGCCACGATCCCCGGCGCGAGCAGCGGCGCGGTCACCGACACCAGGGTACGCAGCCGCCCGGCCCCGTCGACGGCCGCCGCCTCCTCCAGCTCGGCCGGCACGGCGCGGACGTATCCCACGAGCATCCACAGGGCGAAGGGCAGCGCCCAGACCACGTAGACCATCACCAGGCCGGGCACGGAGTCGATCAGCCGCAGGTTCTTCAGCACCAGGAACAGCGGGATGATCAGCAGCACGAACGGGAACGCCTGGCTGACCACCACCCAGCCGGTCGCGGCCCGGGTGAGCGCGGTGCGCCGGCGGGCCATGACGTACGCCATCGGTGTGGCGACGACGACGGCGACGACGGCCGCCGAGAGCGCGGCGAGCAGGGAGTTGAGGGCGGCCCGCAGCAGCGGCTGTTCGTCGAAGGCCTGGCGGAAGTTGGCGAGGGTGGGGTCGCGGGGGATCCAGGTCGGGTGCAGACCGGCCAGCTCGGCCGGTGGCTTGAGCGCGGTCGAGAGCAGCCAGAGGAACGGGAACGCCAGGAAGACGAGGTAGGCGAGGAGTGCGGCGTACTGGCCGGCGCGGGCCGCGGTGCTGGTCCTCATGCCTCGTCACCTCCCCGGAGCCGGCCGGCGAGGAAGACGGCCAGCAGGATCGAGACCGCGGCGACCATGACACAGCCCATCGCCGCCGCGTAGCCGAACTGACCGTAGCGGAAGGCCTCTTCGTAGGCGAAGAGCATGGGCAGCCGGGTGCGTCCGCCGGGCCCGCCCTGGGTCAGCACGTAGACCAGGGCGAAGGAGTTGAAGTTCCAGATCAGGTTGAGCGCGGTGATGGCGAGGGCGACGGGGCGCAGGGCGGGCCAGGTGACCGTGCGGAAGCGGCGCCAGGCGCCGGCGCCGTCCACCGCCGCCGCCTCGTGCAGCTCGCGCGGGGTGTTCTGGAGCCCGGCGAGCAGTGCCACGGTCGTCTGGGGCATGCCGGCCCACACGCCCACGACGATCACCGCGGGCAGGGCGGTCGCCAGGCCGCTGAGCCAGTCGCGGTCGCCGCCGAGGCCGAGGTCGCGCAGCGTCTCGTTGAGGACGCCCGCGTCCGGGTTGTAGACGATCCGCCACATGATGCCGACGACCACCTCGGGCATCGCCCAGGGGACGATCGCCAGGGCGCGGGCCGCCCAGCGCAGTCTCAGGTCCTGGTGGAGCAGGAGGGCGAGGCCGAGGGCGAGCAGGAACTGCGGCACCGTCACCCCGACCGCCCACACCAGTCCGATGCGGAACGACTCCCAGAACAGGGTGTCGTGCAGCAGGTCCTGGAAGTTGAGGGTGCCGATCCACCGGGTGGGCTCGGTCCGGCCCGACTGGGCGTCGGTGAAGGCCAGCAGGATGCCGTAGAGCAGCGGGCCCACGCTGAGGACGAGGATCGGGATCAGCGCGGGCAGCACCAGGAACCACGGGCCGTGGTCGACGACGCGCCGCGGGGGGCGGCCCGGGTCGGGCGCGCGGGGCGCGGGTTTCCTCACCTCGGTCACCGATGTCACGGAATCAGCCCCTTTGCGCGGCTCGGTCGGGCCAGGTCATGGTCGTGAAGGCGGTCCGCCTCGTCAAGGCACCGCGCACACGCGCGACCTGTGCGAATGGGACACTGGCGCCGGGATGGCCGGATCGCGGCGGTGTCCGCGCGGCAGGGGCCGAGGGGCCGGCCGTGCGGCGGCGGGGCGAGCGGCCCGCCGGCAGGCGGCACGATCGGATGCGGACGGACACGGAGGCGGACGGACATGGACGAGGCGCGGGCGCGGGACGTCCTGGCGGCGGCCGGGGTGCTGCCCGGTGCGGGACGGGACGCGCGGCTGCTCGCCCTCGGCGAGAACGCGGTGTTCGCCGCCGGTGACCTGGTCGTCAAGGTGGGCCGCGACGCCGAACTGCTGGACCGCGCCCGCCGGGAGCTGGCCGTCGCGGGGTGGCTGGCGGCGGAGGGCGTGCCGGCGGTGCGGCCGGCCGAGCCGACGGCGGCGCTGGTCGAGGGGCACCCGGTGACCGTGTGGCACCGGCTGCCGGAACCGGTGCGGCCCGCCGGGCCCCGGGATCTGGCCGCGCTGCTGCGGCTGGTCCACGCACTGCCCGCTCCCCCCTTCGCGCTGCCGCCCCGCGAGCTGCTGGGCGGTGTGGAACGCTGGCTGCGGCTCGCGGGCGATGCGATCGACCCGGCGGACGCCGCGTACCTGCGCGCGCGGCGGGACGGTTTCGCGTCGGCCGCCGCGGCGCTGACGCCCCGTCTGCCGCCCGGCCCCATCCACGGGGACGCGCTGCCCCGCAATGTGCACATCGGGCCGGACGGGCCGGTCCTGGTCGACCTGGAGACCTTCTCGGCCGATCTGCGCGAGCACGACCTGGTGGTCATGGCCCTCTCCCACGACCGCTACGGGCTGCCGGACGAGGCGTACGCCTCGTTCACCGGGACCTACGGCTGGGACGTACGCGAGTGGGAGGGCTGCTCGGTGCTGCGCGGGGCGCGGGAGACGGCCAGCTGCGCCTGGGTCGCCCAGCACGCGCCGGGCAACCCCAAGGCGCTGGCCGAGTTCGCACGGCGGGTGGCGTCCCTGCGGGACGGGGACGAGTCCGTGCGCTGGTACCCCTTCTGAGCGGCACGGGGGCGCCTGCGGTCCCGTGGGCCGGGGCGGGGCGCTCCCGCCCGGCCGGGCGCCCGGGGCCGCGTGCGCGCGGCTGTCACACGGGCTCGCCGGCCGGCTCCCGCAGCGGCCAGGTGCCGTCGACCATCGCCGTGGCGTCGCCCTTGCGGCGCAGGAAGTCCTGGAAGTCCGCCGCCCACCGCGCGTACCACTCGATCTGACGGCGGTGCAGCTCCGCCGGGCCGAGGGCCGCGACCTTGGGGTGGCGGACGGCTATCGCGCAGGCCAGCCGGGCCGCGGCCAGGGCGTCGGCGGTCGCGTCGTGGGCGGCGTCGAGGACGACGCCGTACTCCGCGCAGACCGCCTCCAGGTTGCGCTTGCCGCGGCGGTAGCGGTCGACGGACCGGTCGATGGTGTACGGGTCGATGACCGGCGCCGGGTCGCCGCCGCCCAGGCGGTCGCTCAGGGACGGCAGTCCGTGGCGCCGCAGCTCGGCGGAGAGCAGGGTCAGATCGAAGGCGGCGTTGTAGGCGACGACCGGGACGCCCGTCTTCCAGTAGCCCGTGAGGACGTCGGCGACGGCGTCGGCGACCCGGTCGGCGGGGCGGCCCTCGGCGGCCGCCCGCTCGCTGCTGATGCCGTGGACGGCCACCGCGTCCTCGGGGATCGGCACGCCCGGGTCGGCCAGCCATTCCCGGCGGCCCACCGGCTCCCCCGCCCTGACCTCGATCACGGCTGCCGTGACGATCCGTGCCTCGCGCGGGTCGGTACCCGTCGTCTCCAGGTCGAAGCCGATCAGCAGCTCCCGGTGCCAGCCCATGGCTGCCCCCCTTCTGTGTGGTGCGTTCCCCCAGTGGTCTCCACCCTCGCACGCACCACTGACAATCGGGGGATCGCGTTCCGCTTACCGGCCGGAGCAGGTCACCACAGGCCGTCCCAGCCGGGGGCGTTCACGACACCGGGCGCGAATCCGTCCACATCAGCTCGAACTCCTCGCGGTAGGTGGGGAACAGCCCGCCCTCGTCGACTTCGCCCGGCTTGACCACTTTGGTCCCGTTGCGCAGGACCAGCACCGGGGCCTCCATCCCCCGGGAGCGGCGCAGATGGTTCTGCACGACCGCGATGCCGTCCGACCCGTCGCCGTCCACCAGGTAGGCCGTGCAGCGGGGCGTCTCGTCGTACACCTGGATCTCGAAGGCGCCCGGGTCGCGCAGCCGGGACCGCACCCGGCGCATGTGCAGGATGTTCATCTCGACGGCGCGGGCGAGCTCGCCGCGCTTGAGGCCGAGTTCGCGCTCACGGCGCTTGACCGCGCTGGAGGCCGGGTTCAGGAACAGCAGCCGCACCCGGCAGCCGGACTCCGCGAGCCGCACCAGCCGACGCCCGGAGAAGTTCTGCACCAGCAGGTTGAGGCCGATGCCGAGGGCGTCGAGCCGGCGGGCCCCGCCGAAGATGTCCTCGGCCGGGAACTGCCGCAGCAGCCGCACCCGGTCCGGGTGGACGGCGACGACGTCGGCGTACCGGTCGCCGACCAGGTCCTCGACCGCGTCCACGGGCAGCCGGCGCGCGGACGGCACGTCGCCGCCGGCGCCGAGCATCTCCAGCAGCCGCGCGGAGGCCCGTTCGGCCTGGCTGAGGACCGCCTCGGACAGCGCGCGGTTGCGGGAGACGACGTTCCGGGTGACCTCCAGCTCGTCCAGGGCCAGCTCGACGTCCCGGCGGTCGTCGAAGTACGGCTCGAAGCACGGCCAGTGCTGCACCATCAGCTCGCGCAGCTGCGGCAGGGTGAGGAACGACAGCACGTTGTCGTCGGCCGGGTCGAGCAGATAGCCCTTGCGGCGGCTGACCTCGCGCACCGCGACCGCGCGCTGCACCCATTCCTGCCCGGCGGGGCCCGCGGCGGCCACCACCCAGTCGTCGCCGTGCACGGGCTCGTACACGGGACGCAGCACGGCGGCCACGACCGCGCGCAGCCGCTGCTCGACCAGGTTCAGCCAGATGTAGGCGCGGCCGGCCCGCTGGGCGCGGGTGCGCACCTCGCGCCAGGCGTCGGCGCCCCAGTCCAGCTCCGGCCCGATCGAGCCCGCGTCCATCGGCCGTGCCAGGGACACCGCACCGGGCGGGACGTCCGTGGAACCACTCCCCTCGTGACCCTCGTCACCAGGGGGCAGTTCCAGCCCTCCCGAGCCCACCCGCGCACCGCCTTCCGCTCCCCCGAGCACTCCCGTCCCGACGATCAAGGAGACTACTCCGCAAGCGGTGCGCGGTGCAGCCCGATGGACAGGGTCGTTTCCCAACTTCCGCCATCCACGCGACCGTTCCGCCGCGGGACCGCACCGGGAGTGAGCCGATTCATAGCGCCGGCCCCGCGACGGCCGGACACAACGCCCCACCGCGGGACGGAAATCGGCCGGCACGACCGGCCCCGGCCGGGTCCCGGCGCCGCCGTCGGGCGTCGCGGCCGAACACCGGGACGCCCCCTCCTCGCCTCCGGCCACCGGGGTCGCCCGCCCGGCCGGCGCGCCGGGGGGCGGCGTCCCGCACGCCCCTTCCCGGTCCCGTCGGCCGGGGCAGGCACGGATCGGGAAGGACGGGGCAGGGGTGAGGGATGCTTCCCGCCCTTTCGGGGAGACTCGTCAAGACTCGGAGCCCAGGCGCCCCCACCGGCGCCGTACACCTGAAAGAGTCGTGTCCATGCAGGTCTGGCCTGGCGAGGCGTATCCGCTCGGTGCCACGTACGACGGCGCCGGAACGAACTTCGCGGTCTTCACGGAGGCCGCGGACCGAGTAGAGCTGTGTCTGCTGCACGACGACGGCTCCGAGACCGCGATCGAG is a window from the Streptomyces capillispiralis genome containing:
- a CDS encoding DUF1697 domain-containing protein, with the protein product MATRYAALLRGINVGGSRKVPMAELRAVLEGLGHEQVRTHLQSGQAVFTAGHGDEASLAAELAAAIERNFGFGVDVIVRDHAYLKAVVDACPFPAATLEAKQLHVTYFSAPVTPERFAGIDREACLPEEFRLGDRALYLYAPSGLGRSKLAALLAAPRVTKGLIATTRNWNTVVKLAELTGD
- a CDS encoding MMPL family transporter, with translation MGNADARVRGLAARAGGWSARHRWAAVGIWVLFVVLAMGLGSAAGRVDVGDRDQLKGETSTAARIIEEAGIEEPAGETVLVQARDGGLTATDREFRSAVAAVVTAVERTGEVTDVTSPYESGTVSKDGRSALVQFDVRGDSDTAGDRVEPVLKAVEEVQEEHESLRIEEIGGASMMKTFDDAFGDDFKKAEYSAVPVALGILLIAFGALVAALLPVALAITAIMATMGLMGLVSHLQPMSETANSVMLLVGLAVGVDYCLFYLRREREERAAGRDAQTALRVAAATSGRAIVVSGVTVCVAMAGMLFTGLAEFEAMGLASLMVVAVAMVGSVTVLPALLSLLGERVEKGRLPFLRRRRTRGGSDSRFWSAVLKGVLAKPVLSVVVATGALLAVAAPAVGMKTQNLTLDQEFGDSLPIVQTYNRVNEAFPGGSEPAEVVVKADDINAPEVKAALADFRERAISSGASRGPVEIRLHDQQNVAFVYVPLVGGSDQDAAAASLEKLRDEVRPATLGEVDGVEAPVTGQVAGSKDFNDQVVGSVVPVFAFVVVFAFLVMLLSFRSLTVAVTSIVLNLLSVGAAYGILVAVFQHGWGASLVGAEGVGAIITWLPLFLFVILFGLSTDYHVFVVSRIREARLRGRTTRDAVRHGVVTTAGVVTSAAVIMVAVFAIFGTLSMQSMKQMGVGLAAAVLIDATVIRGVLLPAVMTLLGERNWYLPKWLHRMPDLTHDESPEAVAPSKAREDEGERVPV
- the mgt gene encoding macrolide-inactivating glycosyltransferase, whose translation is MTSPAHIAMFSIAAHGHVNPSLEVIRELVARGHRVTYAIPPVFAEKVAETGAEPRPWTSTLPGPEADPEAWGSTLLDNVEPFLADAIQALPQLIEAYDGDEPDLVLHDITSYPARVLAHRWGVPAISLSPNLVAWDGYEREVAEPLWAEPKKTERGKAYYARFHAWLEENGITLHPDDFAGRPDRSIVLIPKALQPHADRVDERTYSFVGACQGDRAAEGDWQRPAGAEKVVLVSLGSAFTKQPAFYRECVKAFGDLPGWHLVLQVGRHVGPADLGEVPENVEVRSWVPQLAILRQADLFVTHAGAGGSQEGLATATPMIAVPQAVDQFGNADMLQGLGVARHVPADEADAEVLRAAALALVDDPEVARRLKDIQAGMAREGGTRRAADLIEAELPAR
- the erm gene encoding ErmE/ErmH/ErmO/ErmR family 23S rRNA (adenine(2058)-N(6))-methyltransferase, giving the protein MARPSATSRALSQNFLADRATAERFARLAVPHGGPVPLLLEVGAGKGALTDTLAPLCRRLHAYEIDPRLVRELRGRFSGTPHVRVVGADFLAARPPRTPFSLAGNVPFSRTAAVVDWCLRAPRLTDATLLTQLEYARKRTGDYGGWTRLTVLTWPRYQWRLLARVGRRSFRPVPRVDAGVVRIERRPAPLLDGAAYDGWCRLVELGFSGVGGSLHASLRRAFPRRRVDAAFRAARLDPGVLVGAATPEQWLLLHEVLGR
- a CDS encoding ABC transporter substrate-binding protein, which gives rise to MRTRILVTLLAVTLLLAGCSSGGTRDDGRITLRFQSLAWQQESVEATRELVDEWNAAHPDVRVEYVQGSWDSVHDQLLTSFEGGEAPDIIHDASDDLADFAYGGHLADLTDLLPERLKADIPPSGWETVTFKDGIHGVPFLQEPRVLIANATRLRESGVRVPTPEDPWSWGEFRRVTERLSGEGTYGVAWPLKEPVSATLNLSLSAGGRLFHRGADGKVTVRFEEGDEVVPRTVHAQVNTDRSASPTTLGSGGSDTLPGFFAGKYAMVPLGFSYRQQIVQQAPEGFDWQVLPAPAGAGGLTQGVSPQTLSVAEDCPHKEEAVAFLDFLLRPENTVRLALGDWMLPTGRQALAHPALHTADHGWAVGTALADHLRPAPAQTVRGYPEWKDKVATPALQEYYSGAIGLDELRERLEEDGNLVLARYQR
- a CDS encoding carbohydrate ABC transporter permease; amino-acid sequence: MRTSTAARAGQYAALLAYLVFLAFPFLWLLSTALKPPAELAGLHPTWIPRDPTLANFRQAFDEQPLLRAALNSLLAALSAAVVAVVVATPMAYVMARRRTALTRAATGWVVVSQAFPFVLLIIPLFLVLKNLRLIDSVPGLVMVYVVWALPFALWMLVGYVRAVPAELEEAAAVDGAGRLRTLVSVTAPLLAPGIVATALFAFVTAWNEFFFALVLLKTPEKQTLPVVLTHFIGAEGVADLGPLAAAAFLATLPSLVVFAVIQRRITSGMLAGAVKS
- a CDS encoding carbohydrate ABC transporter permease, which encodes MTSVTEVRKPAPRAPDPGRPPRRVVDHGPWFLVLPALIPILVLSVGPLLYGILLAFTDAQSGRTEPTRWIGTLNFQDLLHDTLFWESFRIGLVWAVGVTVPQFLLALGLALLLHQDLRLRWAARALAIVPWAMPEVVVGIMWRIVYNPDAGVLNETLRDLGLGGDRDWLSGLATALPAVIVVGVWAGMPQTTVALLAGLQNTPRELHEAAAVDGAGAWRRFRTVTWPALRPVALAITALNLIWNFNSFALVYVLTQGGPGGRTRLPMLFAYEEAFRYGQFGYAAAMGCVMVAAVSILLAVFLAGRLRGGDEA